The proteins below come from a single Candidozyma auris chromosome 3, complete sequence genomic window:
- the TBF1 gene encoding Tbf1p, producing MSLEAKPESENDVALNSKDELHEDGFDQEIQRAIAEHERELSRHQLQAGHEEEAREGGNNAGIEGIEQQEAEIEKSASQKAVEGGTEAPPAPQVEQAQEGEQARESFNGKIASEPSTNNEAEAEDANVFSSSAEKHHLELIADELKKATSDTIETKSGKPTHIPADSELLATNTALAAYNALSSQVPSAASLTNVHLAALPLPLVTPDYLPARIQLLMNTLPVLDNLATQLLRVFVAGPYQKIIEIASSPDTPQGAAFRDLASLFEFTKRLYSEEDPFLTVEHLAPGMWKEGDTTPSMFRYREQSIESSLRKVNLATFLAACLGTIELGFFYLNESFLDVFCPSNNLEPANSMSNMTSSNMSLQSGVNTVIGDKVGKLLKPQAVLYLDLKTQAYISAIEAAERTREEILEDIFPSNMEEILLKKRGVKNLAPIESDFISRCKARKKTLLEYPVEGNLSEEYEWFTFLKDLFDYISKNMGFLIWGKKGKSAPRERTHTTPHSDQTLQGSHRSAEVKAMSPTQESFSGQQQNDSSEITHARDNQTPQSNDTEINEITSALLPSEILEQQIHLRINPRQSSKLTNRRPWTRDEEKALRHALELKGPAWSTILELFGPGGRINESLKNRTQVQLKDKARNWKMFFLKSGLPVPVYLQKVTGDLEREDKFKAKNARQKKTAAAPVPAVAKREDIEEEDAKKGSKKRRKS from the coding sequence ATGAGCCTCGAGGCGAAACCCGAAAGCGAAAACGACGTCGCCCTCAATTCTAAAGACGAATTACATGAGGACGGCTTCGACCAAGAGATCCAGCGTGCTATCGCTGAGCACGAGAGGGAGCTTCTGAGACACCAGCTCCAGGCGggccatgaagaagaggccCGTGAGGGGGGTAATAATGCTGGAATTGAAGGCATAGAGcagcaagaagcagagattGAGAAAAGTGCCTCGCAAAAAGCTGTAGAAGGAGGAACAGAGGCTCCACCCGCCCCTCAGGTTGAACAAGCTCAGGAGGGAGAGCAGGCTCGTGAGAGCTTCAATGGCAAGATAGCAAGCGAGCCTTCAACGAATAACGAGGCTGAAGCTGAAGATGCTAATgtgttctcttcttccgcAGAGAAGCATCACTTGGAACTTATAGCGgatgagctcaagaaggCTACTTCAGACACCATCGAGACCAAATCAGGTAAACCAACCCACATTCCTGCTGATTCTGAGCTTCTTGCCACAAACACCGCTTTGGCTGCCTATAACGCTCTTTCAAGTCAGGTGCCGCTGGCTGCCTCGCTAACGAACGTACATTTGGCTGCTTTGCCCCTTCCGCTTGTCACCCCAGATTACCTTCCAGCAAGAATACagttgttgatgaacaCCTTGCCAGTGCTTGACAACTTGGCTACCCAGCTTCTTCGAGTTTTTGTTGCTGGGCCATACCAGAAAATCATCGAAATAGCCTCCAGCCCGGACACACCTCAGGGAGCCGCCTTCAGGGATTTGGcgtctctttttgaattcACAAAAAGACTCTattctgaagaagacccTTTCCTTACGGTTGAACACTTGGCACCTGGAATGTGGAAAGAAGGCGACACCACGCCCAGCATGTTTAGGTATAGGGAACAGAGCATAGAGTCGAGTTTACGAAAAGTCAATTTGGCCACCTTCTTGGCGGCCTGTTTGGGAACTATCGAGCTTGGATTCTTCTACTTGAATGAATCTTTCTTGGATGTGTTCTGTCCGTCGAATAATCTAGAGCCAGCAAATTCCATGTCGAACATGACCTCGTCAAATATGAGTCTTCAAAGTGGTGTAAACACAGTGATCGGAGACAAGGTCGGTAAGTTACTCAAGCCACAAGCTGTCTTGTACTTAGACTTGAAAACACAGGCGTACATCTCGGCGATTGAGGCTGCggaaagaacaagagaagagattcTAGAAGACATTTTCCCCAGCAACATGGaagagattcttctcaagaagcgAGGTGTCAAAAACTTAGCGCCGATAGAGTCTGATTTCATTTCGCGATGCAAGGCTAGGAAGAAAACTCTTCTTGAGTACCCAGTCGAGGGAAACCTTAGTGAAGAATACGAATGGTTCACCTTTTTGAAAGACCTTTTCGACTACATCTCCAAAAACATGGGGTTCCTCATATGGGGTAAGAAGGGCAAGAGCGCTCCGAGAGAGCGTACACATACAACGCCGCATAGCGATCAGACCCTACAAGGCTCACATCGCCTGGCTGAAGTCAAAGCGATGTCGCCGACCCAGGAGAGCTTCAGTGgacaacaacaaaatgatAGCAGCGAAATCACCCATGCTAGGGACAATCAGACACCACAGTCCAACGATACGgagatcaatgagatcaCATCGGCTCTTCTACCGAGCGAGATATTGGAACAACAGATACACCTTCGTATCAACCCTCGCCAGTCAAGCAAGCTTACAAACAGACGACCCTGGACACGAGATGAGGAGAAGGCTCTACGCCATGCTTTGGAACTCAAAGGACCGGCATGGTCCACGAttttggagctctttggTCCTGGCGGTCGTATCAATGAGTCGCTTAAGAACAGGACGCAAGTGCAGCTCAAAGATAAAGCTCGTAATTGGAAGatgttttttttgaaactgGGTCTTCCTGTACCAGTGTACTTGCAAAAAGTTACGGGAGATCTAGAAAGGGAGGACAAGTTCAAGGCCAAGAATGCaaggcagaagaagacggcCGCAGCGCCAGTACCAGCAGTTGCGAAACGAGaagacattgaagaagaggacgcAAAGAAGGGATctaagaaaagaaggaagctgTAG
- the STE4 gene encoding G protein subunit beta, whose translation MTHETISGKLAVARQNAQILYSELQKAYEALQDASLLDMSAQVAPVPPKRYLKLYNTLKGHRDKIAQVKWDQSSRRIVSACQDGFMIIWDAVTGLKLQAIPLESSWVLCCAYSPSGRLVASAGLDNKCSIYKVNIPEPGAPITSQPGSIELSELSKPYRAGPGAHAAYVSACEFIEENKILTASGDMTIALWDTQRGIRSHEFLGHSADVLSMSARPFQQTFLSSGADGLVKVWDLREKGPVMSCNISKTDVNDIADFHDGHSFVAGADDGVCKLFDLRSECELASFELSAQFSSAKNTTTITTPLMSHFDTPGVVSLDLSRSKRILYACYADYGCIAWDTLKNSIIETIGVGSGSHNGRISQVAVSPDGEGMATASWDSSIKIWST comes from the coding sequence ATGACACATGAGACGATCAGTGGCAAGCTTGCGGTAGCTCGACAGAATGCTCAAATCTTATATTCGGAGTTACAAAAAGCATATGAGGCTCTCCAGGATGCTTCTCTACTCGATATGCTGGCTCAAGTTGCACCTGTCCCACCAAAACGGTACCTCAAACTTTACAACACGTTGAAGGGTCACAGAGACAAGATTGCTCAGGTGAAATGGGATCAAAGCTCCCGAAGAATTGTTTCGGCATGTCAGGATGGCTTCATGATTATATGGGATGCTGTAACGGGCTTGAAGCTTCAGGCGATACCTCTAGAGAGCTCGTGGGTGCTTTGCTGTGCATACTCCCCTAGCGGTAGATTGGTTGCCCTGGCTGGCTTGGACAATAAATGCTCAATCTACAAAGTCAATATCCCTGAGCCTGGTGCTCCTATAACCTCGCAACCGGGCTCCATCGAGCTTCTGGAGCTCTCCAAGCCTTATAGGGCCGGGCCTGGTGCACATGCTGCGTATGTAAGTGCTTGTGAGttcattgaagagaacaagatcCTCACGGCGTCCGGAGACATGACAATTGCTCTTTGGGATACACAGAGAGGTATTCGCTCACATGAGTTCTTGGGACATTCAGCAGATGTGTTGCTGATGCTGGCAAGACCTTTTCAGCAGACGTTTTTGTCGTCAGGTGCAGACGGACTTGTGAAGGTTTGGGATCTCCGTGAGAAAGGACCCGTGATGTCATGTAATATACTGAAAACGGATGTCAACGACATTGCCGATTTCCACGATGGCCACTCTTTTGTCGCAGGCGCTGATGACGGTGTTTGTAAGCTCTTCGACTTGCGCTCTGAGTGTGAGCTAGCTAGCTTCGAGCTTCTGGCGCAATTCTCCCTGGCCAAAAACACtaccaccatcaccacgCCGCTTATGTCTCATTTCGACACTCCGGGCGTTGTTTCGTTGGACCTCAGCAGATCCAAGCGCATCCTATACGCCTGCTACGCGGATTATGGGTGTATTGCTTGGGATACGCTCAAAAACAGTATCATAGAAACGATTGGAGTTGGCAGCGGGAGTCATAACGGGCGGATCTCGCAAGTTGCCGTGAGCCCCGATGGAGAAGGAATGGCCACTGCGTCGTGGGATTCACTGATCAAGATCTGGTCTACTTGA
- the TAF14 gene encoding TATA-binding protein-associated factor TAF14: MSETKRTIRITTHQSIMKDVPPVEEYPMRQWSIEITMLNEHGEEITASILDKVTYTLHPTFANPVRTLKSPPFRVEEQGWGEFDIPIAVHLVGLPGKQGERKFNHDLNFLQETYTVDHQISIPLKSAQLNKLLAESGPVPVDDSKRKNDSDLASKSKKLKGASNGAATKGSVDLEKLANGLTKLSEDDLIVIVQMVTDNRTNEMNIKNDVDNGEFTMDLYTLPESLLKSLWDYVKKHTGEA; the protein is encoded by the exons ATGTCGGAG ACGAAACGGACCATCAGGATCACCACTCACCAGAGCATCATGAAGGATGTGCCGCCGGTGGAAGAATACCCGATGAGACAGTGGTCGATTGAGATCACCATGTTGAACGAGCACGGAGAAGAAATCACGGCGCTGATTCTAGATAAGGTCACCTACACGTTGCACCCTACATTTGCCAACCCGGTGAGAACGCTCAAGCTGCCTCCATTCAGAGTCGAGGAGCAAGGCTGGGGTGAATTTGACATCCCCATAGCAGTGCACTTGGTGGGCCTTCCTGGGAAACAGGGAGAGAGAAAATTCAACCATgacttgaactttttgCAGGAGACGTACACTGTGGATCATCAGATATCCATCCCGTTGAAGAGTGCTCAGttgaacaagcttttggcCGAGCTGGGTCCGGTGCCTGTGGACGACAGCAAGAGGAAAAACGACAGCGACTTGGCCTcgaagctgaagaagttgaagggcGCCTCCAACGGCGCTGCCACTAAAGGGTCGGTGGATTTAGAGAAATTGGCCAACGGCCTCACCAAGCTAAGTGAGGACGACTTGATTGTCATTGTGCAGATGGTCACAGACAACAGAACTAACGAAATGAACATCAAGAACGACGTGGACAACGGCGAGTTTACAATGGACTTGTACACTTTGCCTGagtccttgttgaagagtTTGTGGGACTACGTCAAGAAGCACACGGGGGAGGCTTAA
- the PPS1 gene encoding Pps1p → MSLDCLVNVSSKSKSTLSLSTETATACTSDMGSGAQAPPRKDSDSTLVGDSFKLLDHLPFGDVSPSRPSSVSSVNTRVSCFGALDIFHASLRRQDDQVFVISSPAQLKQLLDFFYSAPEPLAPSSAVFPFLHGMSQIKQRIYFHDKFDPATDLDILNYPPDELAEMFPHDLSSETPQIPFNLMTINTLDTNRPQLMNSISFKDILTYKNDSCFDKKDDYDTRMYKSFSEVHDLEDPPACTQELLNRNFHLQARHMASLSHFVIYNNVMNRSANMKAINVIKKLKSEHQAIYVVEFAASEWPQCTPYLEDDVSYSIGSLSPFLKHEPYQKKLQVMEQQLMWQLNGTKELFPKLYIGNVFNFKSLETTKHNFKLHVHCHENAKLPSLDALRLICSSLNSGKSYETYYLEFPNSIAKYTTELSPTQVLSYVNVLKIIHTIIVKQKAKAFIYSFDGFTSLSLLILSLSMLWTADSVEEAALNIFRKPAFKLYLYREDFSFLRQFEPYILWLRKSCISSTNQLELQLPLQEIAEMPRARLDCFDWFEEGKDINFPAYIYETLFLGSAAHSSSVTVLATLGIKRLISVDKLPIWYHLLSCVLEHEAPPFEADVIKPIFSFNNDKAKVYEIPVPEEIRRILKFEVTTILYIYNVRDDGKDSMLPLLLECPEHVQRKLLVNPEEASSRTLLHCRVGVSRSATLAIASVMKHFHMDVLESYLYVRVRRFNVVIQPNLRLFYELFLYDEMLQRNRDKNFRRKHCWWVVCDQIARLNQSYAR, encoded by the coding sequence ATGTCATTGGACTGCCTCGTCAATGTTTCTTCGAAATCAAAGTCAACCCTTTCCTTGAGCACTGAGACTGCCACAGCATGTACCTCAGACATGGGTTCTGGGGCCCAAGCTCCACCTAGAAAGGACTCCGACTCGACCTTGGTGGGTGACCTGTTTAAGCTTCTTGACCATCTACCCTTTGGTGAcgtttctccttcaagaccATCATCGGTTTCCTCGGTCAACACTCGGGTGTCGTGCTTCGGGGCCCTAGATATTTTCCATGCTTCCCTCAGGAGACAAGACGACCAAGTGTTCGTGATATCGTCACCAGCTCAGCTAAAGCAgttgcttgatttcttctaCAGTGCACCTGAACCCTTGGCGCCGTCCTCAGCGGTGTTTCCTTTCTTGCATGGCATGTCTCAGATCAAACAGAGGATATACTTCCACGATAAGTTCGACCCGGCTACCGACTTGGATATCTTGAACTATCCACCAGACGAGCTTGCGGAAATGTTTCCTCACGATTTGTCCTCGGAAACGCCCCAAATTCCATTTAATCTCATGACTATCAACACCCTTGATACTAATAGACCGCAGCTCATGAACTCcatctccttcaaggacATCCTCACTTATAAAAACGACTCTTGCTTTGACAAAAAAGACGATTACGATACCCGGATGTACAAATCCTTCAGCGAAGTCCACGACCTTGAAGATCCGCCAGCTTGCACTCAGGAGCTCTTGAATCGAAACTTCCATTTACAAGCAAGACATATGGCCCTGCTCTCCCACTTTGTCATTTACAACAACGTCATGAACCGCTCCGCAAACATGAAAGCGATCAAcgtgatcaagaagttaAAACTGGAGCACCAAGCTATTTATGTGGTTGAATTTGCCGCAAGTGAGTGGCCGCAGTGCACCCCTTACTTGGAAGACGATGTATCCTACTCGATAGGTAGTCTTTCTCCTTTCCTTAAACACGAGCCCtaccaaaaaaagcttcagGTGATGGAGCAGCAGTTGATGTGGCAGCTCAACGGCACGAAGGAGCTCTTCCCCAAACTATACATTGGCAACgttttcaacttcaaactGCTTGAAACCACCAAACACAATTTTAAGTTGCATGTCCACTGCCACGAGAATGCCAAACTCCCCTCCCTTGACGCCTTGCGCCTAATCTGTCTGTCGTTGAACTCCGGAAAGAGTTATGAAACATACTATCTTGAGTTTCCTAACTCAATTGCAAAGTATACCACTGAGCTTTCACCTACGCAGGTTTTGAGCTACGTCAATGTTCTCAAGATTATCCACACGATAATTGTAAAGCAAAAGGCAAAAGCATTCATCTACTCATTTGACGGGTTCACTTCCCTCTCGTTGTTGATACTTAGTTTGTCGATGCTCTGGACAGCAGACTCCGTCGAGGAAGCAGCTCTCAATATCTTTCGCAAACCTGCTTTCAAACTCTATCTATATCGAGAAGACTTCAGTTTCCTTAGACAATTCGAGCCGTATATATTATGGCTCAGGAAGAGCTGCATCAGCTCAACTAATCAACTAGAGCTCCAATTGCCACTTCAAGAGATTGCCGAAATGCCACGGGCACGACTAGACTGTTTTGATTGGTTTGAGGAAGGCAAAGATATCAATTTTCCAGCATACATTTACGAGACTCTATTTCTCGGATCTGCGGCACACAGCTCCTCTGTTACTGTTCTTGCAACACTCGGAATCAAGCGCCTCATATCTGTGGACAAACTCCCAATTTGGTACCATCTACTCTCATGTGTCCTAGAGCACGAGGCGCCTCCCTTTGAAGCAGACGTTATCAAACCGATTTTTCTGTTCAACAACGACAAGGCTAAGGTGTATGAAATCCCAGTTCCTGAGGAAATCCGAAGGATACTCAAGTTTGAGGTCACAACGATCTTATACATTTATAATGTTCGAGACGACGGTAAGGACTCGATGTTACCCTTGCTTCTTGAGTGTCCCGAGCACGTTCAGCggaagcttcttgtgaACCCTGAGGAAGCATCAAGTAGAACACTCCTACATTGTCGCGTGGGAGTTTCTAGATCTGCAACGCTAGCGATAGCCTCTGTCATGAAACACTTCCACATGGACGTTTTGGAGAGTTACCTCTATGTACGCGTAAGGCGGTTCAATGTGGTGATTCAGCCCAATCTTCGTCTCTTCTACGAGCTCTTCTTGTATGACGAGATGTTGCAGCGCAATAGAGACAAGAACTTTAGACGAAAACACTGCTGGTGGGTTGTATGCGACCAAATTGCACGACTCAACCAGAGCTATGCACGATAA
- the DFR1 gene encoding dihydrofolate reductase: MSTRPKISLIVAALQPSMGIGAKGSLPWRLKNEMKYFKDVTSKAKDGHINAVVMGRKTWESIPERFRPLAGRLNVILSRKNDDLIDSNGVYHFSSFDSVMKHFEKDSFRFKDMPLDKIFIIGGSQIYNSLILDSRVDNLLVTQVHFVGEDADKPQMDTFLDWDLSKWKRSEHDKLEQYVGLDVPRGLNEEGSYNYEYTMWEKAQ; the protein is encoded by the coding sequence ATGTCGACTCGACCAAAAATCTCCCTTATTGTTGCTGCTCTCCAGCCCTCTATGGGAATTGGAGCCAAAGGCTCACTTCCGTGGCGTCTCAAAAACGAAATGAAGTATTTCAAGGACGTCACCTCCAAAGCTAAAGATGGACATATAAACGCGGTAGTAATGGGCAGAAAGACGTGGGAGCTGATTCCAGAGCGGTTCAGACCGCTTGCAGGGAGATTGAATGTTATTCTATCGAGAAAGAACGACGATTTGATAGATTCCAATGGCGTGTACCACTTTAGTTCATTTGACAGTGTAATGAAGCATTTCGAAAAAGACTCTTTCCGTTTTAAAGACATGCCTCTTGATAAGATTTTCATAATAGGGGGCTCTCAAATCTATAACctgttgattttggacTCGAGAGTAGACAACTTGCTTGTTACACAGGTGCATTTCGTGGGTGAGGACGCTGACAAGCCCCAGATGGACACTTTCTTGGACTGGGACCTTTCCAAGTGGAAGCGTCTGGAGCATGACAAGCTCGAGCAATATGTCGGTCTTGACGTTCCGAGGGGATTGAacgaagaaggaagctACAACTATGAGTACACCATGTGGGAAAAAGCTCAATAA
- the HHO1 gene encoding histone H1, with amino-acid sequence MAKSKPQVVASKATYKDMIVSAISTLKERAGSSRQAIKKFVLDNFAVKAPNFDSLFNATLRKGVENGDFAQPKGPSGPVKLAKKELAPKTTAAKVTKPSAKKSPTKTAKVVKTASKTKKAATKAAPAKSTKSVKKAPAKATTTKKTTKASAKSSAAKASKVTKPKTKPSAKAPAKTIKGKVTKPAAKAAPKSKTATKTSKTTKSSSKSTSTSTAKSTSKATSRTPKSASRGAHRSRIVAAAA; translated from the exons ATGGCTAAATCGAAACCCCAAGTCGTTGCCTCAAAGGCCACATACAAGG ACATGATCGTCTCCGCAATCTCCACTTtaaaagaaagagcagGCTCCTC CCGCcaggccatcaagaagtttgttCTCGACAACTTTGCCGTGAAGGCACCCAACTTTGACTCGTTGTTCAACGCCACGTTGAGAAAAGGCGTGGAGAACGGCGACTTTGCCCAGCCCAAGGGTCCCTCGGGCCCCGTCAAGCTTGCCAAGAAGGAATTGGCTCCCAAGACCACTGCTGCGAAGGTGACGAAACCTTCAGCTAAGAAGTCTCCTACTAAGACCGcaaaggtggtgaagacgGCGTCcaagacgaagaaggctgcTACCAAGGCTGCGCCAGCCAAGTCAACCAAGAGCGTCAAGAAGGCTCCTGCCAAAGCTACaaccaccaagaagacaaCCAAAGCCTCTGCAAAGCTGTCTGCTGCAAAGGCCTCGAAGGTTACTAAACCAAAGACAAAGCCCAGCGCTAAGGCGCCAGCAAAGACGATCAAGGGGAAAGTGACCAAGCCAGCGGCTAAAGCTGCTCCTAAGAGTAAGACTGCTACAAAAACGTCTAAGACCACCAAGTCGTCGTCGAAGTCCACGTCTACGTCCACAGCTAAGTCCACGTCTAAAGCCACGTCTAGAACGCCCAAGTCGGCTTCAAGAGGAGCACACCGGTCGAGAATCGTGGCTGCTGCCGCTTAA